In Nicotiana tabacum cultivar K326 chromosome 2, ASM71507v2, whole genome shotgun sequence, the following proteins share a genomic window:
- the LOC107815082 gene encoding translation machinery-associated protein 22: protein MAEKPQPVQVLYCGVCGLPAEFCEFGPDFEKCKPWLIQNASDTYPDLLKESNGKETDKVSDKLQSTSISEGSSASKPEEVKRLPGGKIKKKDKQEIIIEKVTRNKRKSITTIKGLELFGVKLSDASKKLGKKFATGASVVKGPTEKEQIDVQGDIFYDIVDFITETWRDVPESAIFFIEDGKKVPAA from the exons ATGGCGGAGAAGCCTCAACCTGTTCAAGTCTTATACTGTGGAGTCTGCGGGTTACCCGCTGAGTTCTGTGAGTTCGGACCCGACTTCGAGAAATGCAAACCCTGGTTGATTCAAAACGCATCCGATACCTATCCGGATCTCCTCAAAG aatCAAATGGAAAAGAAACTGATAAAGTCTCTGATAAGCTTCAGTCCACTTCAATCTCAGAAG GTTCTTCAGCATCTAAACCAGAAGAAGTCAAACGCCTTCCTGGCGGaaagataaaaaagaaa GACAAGCAAGAAATTATTATTGAAAAGGTGACACGGAACAAGCGGAAAAGTATCACTACCATCAAAGGCCTCGAACTCTTTG GTGTTAAACTAAGCGATGCTTCCAAAAAGCTTGGTAAAAAGTTTGCTACTGGAGCTTCTGTGGTGAAG GGCCCAACTGAGAAGGAGCAGATTGACGTTCAAGGAGACATATTTTACGACATTGTGGACTTTATTACAGAAACCTGGCGCGAT GTTCCAGAATCTGCAATATTCTTCATAGAAGATGGGAAAAAGGTTCCCGCTGCATAA